One genomic segment of Jaculus jaculus isolate mJacJac1 chromosome 2, mJacJac1.mat.Y.cur, whole genome shotgun sequence includes these proteins:
- the LOC123458655 gene encoding DAZ-associated protein 2-like, whose product MTPAATVNSKGQYPTQPTCPVQPPGNPVYPQALHLPQAPPYTDAPPAHSELYRPSFVHPGAAPVPTRSAAFPGASLAYDPIGPINPPGSTVLVEGGYDAGARFGAGATAGYIPPPPPGRPPDAAQLAVTRGAKVLVTQPKGSCFTGGSDGGHTIW is encoded by the exons ATGAC ACCCGCAGCCACCGTGAACAGCAAAGGCCAATATCCAACACAGCCTACCTGCCCCGTGCAACCTCCTGGGAATCCGGTGTATCCTCAGGCCTTGCATCTTCCTCAGGCTCCACCCTATACAGATGCTCCACCTGCACACTCAGAGCTCTATCGTCCGAGCTTTGTGCACCCGGGGGCTGCCCCAGTCCCCACCAGGTCAGCTGCATTTCCTGGCGCCTCTCT GGCTTACGATCCCATTGGTCCCATCAATCCACCTGGCTCCACAGTGCTGGTGGAAGGAGGGTATGATGCAGGCGCCAGATTTGGAGCTGGGGCTACCGCTGGCTAcattcctcccccacctcctggaCGCCCTCCCGACGCCGCTCAGCTCGCAGTCACGCGGGGAGCCAAAGTCCTTGTAACTCAGCCGAAGGGAAGCTGCTTCACGGGTGGCTCGGATGGTGGCCACACCATTTGGTGA